One Dreissena polymorpha isolate Duluth1 chromosome 9, UMN_Dpol_1.0, whole genome shotgun sequence genomic window carries:
- the LOC127846736 gene encoding uncharacterized protein LOC127846736: MAEGGSDQLMSETESSLCSRHSQNYVESVSVEISTIMNRLGYGEEIRRWRAKNYRENDRLSNARFTNVIRITAGSKAEGLTCRFESDWDVLNVLNNVLCVETGINLHTIPDDMEVYRMDTSVYPGHCRLFLMRQAHRYYTVIHNALCDNGKGDVLLSSGLVLDEISTILRKYPQYPQVGNVQHERAGPSIPLSFLGVLHIDRVTSLRCHCPSILQRWASRHRHWPSPGVVLKVVSLGAYLTPVGYKGSEYKHMEWRLCFNTGETELVNNLNDTQAKVYVLLKMILKNVLKPRKKEITSYVMKNIVLWQAESNPQNKFDAESLFHWLHDGIRELGTAIATQKLSYYMVPERNLMAASGLQDKQQMGSRYRGHDGGRSESIIEIAKDTTGHRRVP, from the exons ATGGCAGAAGGAGGAAGTGATCAACTTATGTCAGAAACTGAAAGCAGCCTgtgcagtcgtcactctcag AATTATGTCGAAAGTGTGTCCGTGGAGATCAGTACTATAATGAATCGGCTTGGGTACGGCGAGGAGATCAGACGTTGGCGGGCTAAGAACTACAGGGAGAATGATAGGCTGTCGAATGCACGGTTTACTAATGTCATAAGAATCACAGCTGGCAGCAAGGCAGAGGGGCTAACCTGCCGATTCGAAAGCGACTGGGATGTTTTAAATGTACTTAACAATGTCCTCTGTGTGGAAACTGGTATAAATCTTCACACCATACCTGACGACATGGAAGTGTACAGGATGGATACTAGTGTATATCCAGGACACTGCAGACTGTTTCTAATGAGACAAGCACATAGGTATTACACAGTCATTCACAATGCTCTGTGTGATAATGGTAAGGGAGATGTTCTCTTAAGTAGTGGTTTAGTTTTAGACGAAATTTCAACAATTTTACGTAAATATCCACAATATCCACAAGTCGGAAATGTGCAACATGAACGCGCGGGGCCGTCAATTCCGTTGTCATTCCTAGGTGTACTTCATATTGACAGGGTTACCTCACTTCGCTGTCACTGTCCCAGCATTCTCCAAAGATGGGCTTCCAGACACCGTCATTGGCCGTCACCTGGTGTAGTTCTGAAAGTCGTATCATTAGGAGCCTATTTAACCCCGGTAGGATATAAGGGAAGTGAGTACAAGCACATGGAATGGAGGCTTTGCTTCAACACCGGTGAGACAGAACTAGTGAACAACCTTAATGACACCCAAGCGAAAGTGTATGTTTTGCTCAAAATGATCCTCAAGAATGTTTTGAAGCCTCGTAAAAAAGAAATAACGTCTTATGTGATGAAAAATATAGTATTATGGCAAGCCGAGAGTAACCCACAGAACAAGTTTGATGCGGAGAGTTTGTTTCACTGGCTGCATGACGGAATTAGAGAACTAGGGACTGCTATTGCCACACAAAAACTTTCATATTACATGGTTCCGGAGAGAAATTTAATGGCAGCTAGTGGTTTGCAGGACAAGCAGCAAATGGGTAGCAGATATCGAGGACATGATGGCGGAAGGTCCGAGAGTATTATTGAGATTGCCAAAGATACGACAGGCCATCGTCGCGTCCCCTGA